ccTATGGATCAAGCTACCTTGGTATCATTATGTACTTTTCATGAGAAGGATAGAGGCTTGGGGAAGAGTTTCTGTGTAAATAAGGAAAGATGCCCCGCTCTGGGCAGGTGTAGCTATGGGCCAGGGCTTGTGCACAGAGATCATATGTTGGTGCACATTTGCCTTTCAGGGCACAGCCTGCAAACACTTTAGGCTGTAGAGAGAAAGCATCTGACCTCAGATTCTCTAACTTCATGTTCCTCCCTCCGTCCCTAGAGTCATGCTGTTTCTCCACCACATACTCCTCTGTTCCCAGTTGGCAACAAACAATCAGGATTTCTAAGCAGGTGGTAAACAGGAAATGTTAATCATGCCTCTGAATCTATGGAGGTGTGATATGAATAACAATAGCTATGATTTAATGAAAAGTGCATCTGGTATTATGCTAAACCCTTTACAAGCTTTAGTCTCATTTCCTAATTAGATGGGTAAGGCCATTCCCATTATGCAGATGATGAAGCTGAGTTCCAGAGCATTTCAGGGACTTTCCCAGGCTTATATAACCAGTATACCGCACCTCAGACTCCATGTACTCTGAGTGGCCATGGAAAACTATGGTTGTCAGAATTCTGGCACCCTTCCATTCTTCTCTAGCCATCCTCTGCAGATTTTTCTCTGAACATTCTGGATCTGCCTTCTAAAAGTCCAGGGTACATGACTGACCACGCTCAGGGTATTCATCCTTAAGACAAATCCTGAGATGTCATGGGTATTTTCCCATAAGGTTTAATTCTTCCTTGTTAACTAGAATTTGATGCATAATCGTGGTCTTTCTCTAACTTCTGGGAGATAAAAACTCACCAGCAAATTACAAATTCATCAGCTGACCTGCTTTCTGCAAGCTATGTCTACCAGTTATATGCAAGGTGGTTGAAGGTACATATTTTTGCTAACACATCCTCTGAGCCGATTCTGTGACTTGTGTTAGAAAGCATCATCCATATTTTCTTTGTGTTGTGGAGATGAGATATGTggtattttcctctcttttttgccactttatttttaaattggagtataattgcttcacagaattttgtggttttctgtcatacatcaacaagtatttttttccctttatttttgttaatcttTCTCCTGATTCTTGCACAAATGACTGTCCCTTGGCTCCTTCTATCCTCAGCTCTCTGGCTTCCTAGGGTCTTCCTGACACATGTGAGAATCCCATCATGGGCTACAAGCTCATGCACACTTTCCCAGGAAAAGGTTgagctttgttttaaaaatatcagatcagaCCAGAGTGGTGGGGATGTGGAAGGGTCTTCTCAGAAAGGCATTCCTCTGACTGCAGAATCAAGACGAGAAGATGGTAGAAGACCCTGATTAGACAGAGAAGTTGAGAAATTAGGGGGAAATGAGAACTGGGGGAAGAAGATGTTGCTAGTGTcaaaaaacaaagtctttctttctttgcaaacTTGCCATATGCTTGTGTATTCTGTTTTTATCTGTCAGGTAATGCTCACAGAGCAGAGCTTCctgaatcaatatttttaatcctATCCTTTGAAACCAGTTGGAAAAATTATATACTAACATGAAAATGACAAGTATAACATAAAGAATATCTGTTTAAATTTCTACTCTATAATATGTTAATTTTCTGATCTTGAATTAGTTTAACACCTTTTATTCTCTGTTTCTTCATATGTATAATATGGAGAAAAAGTTCCTAATTGGGCTAAAATCAactttattatagaatattttagAATGGATTCCTAAATGCATTTAAGGATTGAGAAACCTCCTTCTTcaatattaaatggaaattttatttctaagatcAGCTATAAAGGGCTTTATGGTAAAAAAActatctgatttaaaaatttgtcactgttaTTTGTGTGCTCTGAGATACATTGTTTTCACGTTTTAGTATcagtttttttatctttaatatgGGAatatgacaccccactccagtactcttgcctggaaaatcctatggacggaggagcctggtaggctgcagtccatggggtcgctaagagttggacacgactgagcaacttcactttgacttttcactttcatgcattggaggaggaaatggcagcccactccagtgttattgcctggagaatcccatagacagaggagcctggtgggctgccatctatggggtcgcacagagtcggacaggactgaagcgcaGCAACCATTCACTTTCCTTagaggtgaaactccagtactttggccacctcatgggaagtgttgactcattggaaaagactctgatgctgggagggattgggggcaggaggaaaaggggacgacagaggatgagatggctggatggcatcaccgactcaatggatgtgtttgagtgaactctgggagttggtgatagacagggagggctggcgtgcagcaattcatggggtcgcaaagagttgatgacgactgagctactgaactgaactgaactggttcacTTTCTTTATGATAAGGTTTAAGTGAGGTCATGCATTTGAATGTGTCTATgttgtctttgggcttcccaagtggtgctaatggtaaagaacacttctgccaatgctggagaggTAAGAAATAGTTTCAatccctagttcaggaagatcccctggaaaaaagtatggcaacccactccagtattcatacctggagaatcccaaggacgggggtaCCTGCCGGaatgtggtccatagggttgcaaagagttggacacagctgaagcaacttaacacatatGATGCGTGATATTTTAGGCATCCATTGAAAGTctattttttcagctattttggTGGAGGAGAGTTATGAGGAAAAACAGTGAAGGAAAGTGATTAAGACTGAAAGTTCAGAAAGATAAGTGTTTTGAATCTGAGATCTGCTGGCTGGGTGAACTTGGGTCAGTCACTTAACCACTCTGATTTCAGTTACTTCTTCCATAAAAGTGGGTTGTATCACATTGAATTAACTACACAACAAAAAATAACTCTATAAAGTCTAAAAGCCTATGTCACTGTAGACTTTCAACATTGTTCAACATTTTGATGCTTGCCAGATGAGTTGCTGTCTGTTTCAGGCACTCCAGTTGTAGGAGTCTGAGAAATTTCTACTTGAATGAAGACATTTTTTCCCAGATTTTACTCACCTATTTGTAACTTTCTTCTTGTAAGACAATGActccatttcaaaataaaacaaaacaaaaaaacataatgccaagaacaaaaagcaaaacctgaAATACACATAGTATCTACTGTCAGCATCTGAGCCCACCCCAAACCTAGTGCAAATAATAGCTAGACCTTGAGGCTTAATTAGCTTTCAATTTTTGCTGGATAGAAATCCAGAAAAATTGGTTTGGGAGGAGATGAGTGATCATGGAGCTTGAACATGTACTTGAAATGCTTTGGGAAAGATAGTCAAGGTCCCAGCCACCCAGCAGctggaacagagagagagagggcagacTTTGAGCTCCTTACCGTGGCATCTTCCCCAGCGCAGTGGTTGAGGACCAGCCGCCCACCAGGATGCCTGTCCGCCCAGCCAGTAACATCGTAGACCTTGCGATTGATCACCAGCCACTGGTCAGTCTCCTGATTGTGTCTCTGGATCTCCTGCCAGGTGTATGTGCTGAGGCTTTTTCTGGGCAAGCTGCACTTcgcctttgcctcctgccttgcAGGGAGCTTAGCTCTCACACTTGCTGCTGGTTTCCCGTTTGCCTGATGCTTCGCACCCAGGTCCAGCTGGTTCTCATCCACAAGGCTCCCATTGCCCTCAGGCTTTTCTTCAAACGTCATTGTCTTTGTACTTTTAGAATTTCTGGCGTGACACCTGGAATTTCTAATTCTCACCTGAATAAACTACAGAATgaccttttccctctccttttattCCATGAAGTAAGAAGCCTACACAGAAAACTTTTTAGCCTACTTGACTCTTGGCAAACCTGATAGTGAACTCCTTCCCAGCTTCTCACGTCTCTGTCCTGAGTCTTTTCTTTTGTCCTGATGAAGACTGTACTACCTTTCCCTGGACCCAAGAAGATTAGTCTACCTTTCTCTTCTCTATCTCTGTTGGCTGATCATTTAGCAGCGTTCTTATTTATCATTAAATGTCTCTTAGTCAAGAGCTGGAGCCAATCACAGCCCAGAGGATGGTGTGGCCTGAcccctgggaggaggggctgggctcCTTCTCTGCTGACTGCCTGCACTGGCATCATTCTGGGTCAGGCTCATCAGCTCTCCCCCATTGAAAGGAACAGTTGTTTTAATTCAACACATGAGCAGAAGATTTCAAAACCTCTAGGAAGATATGAACGCCTTCTGGAATTGGGAAATGTTCTTTTGTTGTTAAGACTGAAAAGTTTCCTtttattctgatttcctcagttactgtctttttttttttttaattaattgagaaacctatacgcaggtcaggaagcaaaagtttaaactggaaatggaacaacagactgattccaaatagaaaaaggagtatgtcaaagctgtatattgtcactctgcttatttaacttatatgcagagtacatcatgagaaatgctgggctggaagaagcaaaagctggaatcaagattgctgggagaaatatctataacctcagatatgcagatgacaccacccttatggcagaaagtgaagaggaactcaaaagcctcttgatgaaagtgaaagtgggagtgaaaaagttggcttaaagctcaacattcagaaaacgaaggtcatggcatacggtcccatcacttcatgggaaatagatggggaaacagtgtcagactttatttttctgggctccaaaatcactgcagatggtgactgcagccatgaaattaagagatgcttactccttggaaggaaaattatgaccaacctagacagcatattaaaaagcagagacattactttgctaacaaaggtccgtctagtcaaggctatggtttttccagtggtcatgtatggatgtgagagttggactataacgaaagctgagtgcagaagaattgatgcttttgaactgtggtgttgcagaagcctcttgaaagtcccttggagtgcaaggagatccaaccggtccatcctaaaggagatcagtcttggatgttcattggaaggactgatgttgaagctgaaatccaaatactttggccacc
This is a stretch of genomic DNA from Bos mutus isolate GX-2022 unplaced genomic scaffold, NWIPB_WYAK_1.1 CTG391, whole genome shotgun sequence. It encodes these proteins:
- the LOC138987008 gene encoding putative fatty acid desaturase 2-like protein FADS2B, translating into MTFEEKPEGNGSLVDENQLDLGAKHQANGKPAASVRAKLPARQEAKAKCSLPRKSLSTYTWQEIQRHNQETDQWLVINRKVYDVTGWADRHPGGRLVLNHCAGEDATDVFRAMHPDPDIVRLYLKPLLIGELAPEEPNQERNKNSQLVEDFQELRRTLETLNMFNANLGFFFLHLAQVLILEALAWVIVWHFGSGWLITIFISFLLTVAQ